AGGCCGTCCGTGCTTTACGAGGTTTTTTTGACCGTGATTGAGGACTATCTCTGCTACTTGAAATTTCCCGTTCATTCTCTTCTTTTGTTCCTGAATGGGAAAAATTATAAGTGGATAATAATTTTAGTTTTTATATAGGCCTAATTCAAGCCTATGGTCCAATGaaaataaattagcaacaaaTACGTGTCCTATCAGTTCTGAGCCAAAATAAGGTCAAAATATTTATTCTAAAaatgaaaaatataaatacattgaAATAAACAGTTGCTTTTAAACGTTGAACCTGTTACAATAGTTTTTTCTAAAGCTAAGCAACCGAGTTGAAACTGAAGTACTTCATTTGTCAGACAgccagcaaaaaaataaaaaatctacggCCAATAAGAAATCCGGACTGTATTTGTCAACTTAAGTTTTTAGTAGTAAAACTGGGAAATCGATATGTCAATCCATCTCTATTTGTAGCAGTTTCTGCAGCGCTCGTGATCCGCCCTCTAGGAAGAACAATAATCTCTCTAATTGACACACAAGGGAGGCTCGCGCACCGGGAACATCTCGCGCCAGCCTTACATCTGTTTTCGATTCTGTTATGCTAATAAAAAAGGGCAACTGAAAATCAACCCTTTAATATCATTGTCTAATAAGACAGCCTTTGAAACATATACACAAGGTGGTCTACATTCAAGGCAGTTAGCCTGTACTGTACACTGTGTTTGAGCTTAAAAATAACTATACCAACCAAAGAAGCCTACTAAATAGCATTATAATGTGAATTTGAATTTCCATATGCGTAAAATATATGAAAAACAAAAGTGTTCTTCTTGTTACTATTATTGTTTAATTATTATGCCTATTGACGCAATTGACCTATTCAATTTGGTGGTTATTTTCCAATAACatttttctataggctaggctactTTCAGCTTTTTTAGGCGCAAAAAATTCAACACAAATAGGCTTTGTATGTGAGCTTTGGATGTATTCTGCACACCATTAGCCGACTATGACAGCCTACCCAATAAAATACACGTTTTTAAGTACACTGAAAAGCTCACTTACGCCATCCAAAAACTAAACCATAAAAAAAgcatacaaaacatttccatatagGCCTAAGTGTAACCTAGATATTCACTTACCGTTGCATTTCATTTCCATATCGTCTCTTTTGTCCAACTTGCTCCTATGTTCATCTTGTTCCAACTTCGGCCTGAAGCCGTCCCCACTGTCCCTGGCATTCTCTGGTTTGGGGGTGTGATGGGGTGACTGTACGCTGGTGCTGTAAGGTGCGCACGCTGCCAGGGGTTTGCTGTCGCCTAAAATGTCTTTGATTAAAAACGAAGAGGTGGCAGTCCTGGGGGCACAGCCGGCCCCGGCCCCTAGCTGCTGCGGCTGGGGCGATAGTTGCAAACTCCCTggttggttgtggtggtggtgatgatgtggTAGGCTGTCTTGGAGCAGATGCGGCTCGGCGTGCTCCATGGTGACGGAGATGGGGGAAGAGGGGGCCGTTCCCACTGTGTCTATGTCCGAACATGACGGGGACGGGGTGGCCTGGCTCCGGCTGAAATCCGCTGTCCTGCTGTCACCGAGGCGGAAATCTCCGTTCATTAGCGCGGTGTTAACAGAATTAGTAGCGTTGGATAAAATAGTGTCTATTCCAAAGTTCGATCCGCTGGAGGATTCCATAGTAAGAAAAGGAAATAAATACGGTGATTTAAGTCTTCATAACAACATTAAATTGTATCCTCCATACAATTAAAACTAAACGAAAACTATAAGAGAACATAAACAGAGGCACATGTACTCCTAAAAGTCAAACGAATTTAAGAGTTGAAATGGTCAGGAAAATAAACAAAAGCGAAATCCACGTTGTATATAAAAATACGGTCCAAGAATATGTTGTTACATTCAATAGTAAATCTGGAgaccagtgggtctgtctgtgtAGTCCACGTCCTTTTGTTATGGGTAATGAACTTTCTCTCAAAGTTGTGGTGTGGAGATTCGTACGGCTAACTCCTCAACATCACGCTCCCCTTTTGCTTGTAATCGTTCTAGTGTTGCTCTACAATTACTTCCTATACTGACGTCACGGCCACGGTGAGGGAACTAATATTTTCTACTTTATCATAACACTCTCCGCgttttcctcttcctctcctgtcaTTGGTTACAGCGTGACGGCCCCCGCACCTCACCAATCAGGGAGTTGTTTCTTTATCTTGACAATCTCGAGCCAGCCATTGAATTCTGGATGATCTTTTGAGCCATGCGTATTCGACTATGCCTTGGCATAAGCCTTCTTCATGTAAGCAGAAAAATAAAAACCGAAATTGCTGTACTTAAAATGGAGTGTTGAATAGAAAGGAAATGAAATGCAGCACTGGAAATTCATTTGCGTTAGTATGTGTTTTTACACAGTATTTGTTTTATTCACGAGTTGATTTGTTTTTATTAACAACAACCAAAAAATCGAACTAAAAGCGATTCACTATATTTTTTCCAGCTACACAATTGCAAAATGCAAGAATGTCTACAACCCTATCGAAATAGCTATTGCAATATCTGTCTGCTAAATAACATGCATGACATGTCTAATATGTCAATGGTTTATTTCCGTGACATGGAATGCATGAGACAGGCTCATAGAATCTAGACAGGCTCATAAAATCTTACACTCGAAGAAAAAAAGGTTATagatagaaccaaaaagggttatattTCTTGCTTCATATGTGGCACCCATAAAGGCTCAATACACTGTAGAACCCATTTGTAGGGTTCTTTGATCAGAACCCCAGGGGTTCTTGTTCACTGAACCAGAActggttccatttagaacccttgGGTTCCATATAGGATTCTATATGGAACCAATTTCGGTTCTATATTGAACCTTAAGGGGtgccatatatgaagcaagcaTTTAACTATTTTCATATAACTCATATAACTCGAACACTTTTCTAAGAGTATAGAACGAACGCATGGTTGTATTTTTGTGTCAGGCTTTTCTAACAATATAGCTTATAACTTGAGGGAAATTGTGGGGTGAATATTTGCCTAGACACATTTTGGTGTAGACTATTTTCCAGATTAAGTTTAATCTTATTTCATCAATTGAGTATTGTATTGCTAGGTTTTCTATAATCCCAAACCTTACACCTAACCTACTATGTGTATTATACCAGTGGCAATACATTGCAGGGATGTgaatggagacagagagatagtgatAAGACCTAGCGCGGTACATGTGCTGGTAAATGGGAGGAGTGGTAACTGTCGTGACAGCACACAGTTCTCCACTCTAATTAGTACAGTAATTATGAAATGCTAATGAACGATCAAAGGTATTATAATTACACTGCTTTCTGATGTGGAATTGAAGGACGGAGCGAGAACGTTATATATTCCTTTTTGGAATTAGTTCCCTTGACAGAACTGCATGCTGTTCGTACATGCTCTATATATTTTCTAGTCAGTTCTATTGTGTTCTGTTTGTGCTCTAAAATATTCCTGAAATTCTTATTCTGGTATTTATCCCGCTAGCTAGAGCGACACATGTTACACCTGGGTCTGACGACGAGACGTCAACACTGGCATTTTTTCGCCtgcagattctctctctctctctctctctctctctctctctctctctctctctctctctctctctctctctctctctctctctctctctctctctctctctctctctctctctctctctctccctccctccctctctttctctttctctctctctctttcgctctctctctctctctctcacacacactttgcAGCATGTTTGTAGTGTGGCTGGCCGCGGCGGTACCAGACCGGTTAAACACTACTCTGCAACTGATCACGCTGTGATTTGGTGCTCGGGTAGGGTTCCACTGACAGACCAGCGTGGGACTCATCATTAGGTTTGTAGTACATTGATATTTGTTGTCCGACTTCAAATTAAATGCATTGATAACGAGAACATTGAATATAATTGATTTTACttgtttttgtttgttcattttatATTATTATGTTTAGTTGGACATAGACATTTTAAACCAAAATCTGATATTAACTTTGTTACTAGGCCTAAATTCGAAGCTAAAATGCgatatgttgtgtgtttgtgttaacgACGATATGGAGAGTTCATAGGCCTAATTTAAAAACTTTTGAACACTTATAAATTACACTGTTACAAATATTAATGAAtagcaaaaatatatattaatgtatttattaattaattattaaTATCATACATTTATTCATTTCATCCCTGAAACGGCTTAAACTTTGGGGGAGTTGATGAATTGCTCGGCTTATGAATATTATCGACAACGGCAAAGACGGGGCTCGATGGAACTCAGCTAATGTTGTTCACTGACACAAACAAGATATCGACAAAATGGACATCGTTGGAAAATAAGCTCTCGTTAACATGTTCAATATTTGTAGCCAATTATATACAATCCAAGCGCCATACAGGCTACGTATTCTGTATTGCTGTATTCAGTTTCTCAGTAGGCCTGTATGCTATTTTGTTGCTGGCTACAGCATATATTTTGAAA
This genomic interval from Salvelinus alpinus chromosome 6, SLU_Salpinus.1, whole genome shotgun sequence contains the following:
- the LOC139578622 gene encoding barH-like 2 homeobox protein → MESSSGSNFGIDTILSNATNSVNTALMNGDFRLGDSRTADFSRSQATPSPSCSDIDTVGTAPSSPISVTMEHAEPHLLQDSLPHHHHHHNQPGSLQLSPQPQQLGAGAGCAPRTATSSFLIKDILGDSKPLAACAPYSTSVQSPHHTPKPENARDSGDGFRPKLEQDEHRSKLDKRDDMEMKCNGTKEENEREISSSRDSPQSRSKKPRKARTAFSDHQLNQLERSFERQKYLSVQDRMDLAAALNLTDTQVKTWYQNRRTKWKRQTAVGLELLAEAGNYSALQRMFPSPYFYHPSLLGTMDSTTAAAAAAAMYSSMYRTPQQPHPGLQRPLVPRVLIHGLGPGGQPALNPLGNAMPGTQHQR